A region from the Excalfactoria chinensis isolate bCotChi1 chromosome 11, bCotChi1.hap2, whole genome shotgun sequence genome encodes:
- the ENKD1 gene encoding enkurin domain-containing protein 1, producing MCEGPSKISGPIPPDPTLFPDYYRRPFSARGRLEGNAQRLGLTSHPTDSAPSSARALSSAHRPQPAPRIRPSGKDFLEKGQKGTLGLLLQLDGLSLGGGLPAKRKESKDHEKENVRRIKEIQKKCKERERAQERSQPKPVKALWKSQKYESVESKVKARLQESSPPPHPEAVKFLRAYSRCGPGIRPGRSPSPSPAGMKAAASTEALQALGAETKLQVEGNSIDFIKHNARNAKRAPLRRSHSLQALDELLGQKQREQEEYNAKQKGHVPQYLLERKEQWRRQMEEQLRSRPDPDTPPGHTMMPEGQRLEMLSNLKQSQEQLIKDLVMLPMRADTLSIQKRRVELERKLSQIEEALKIFSRPKVFIKLDS from the exons ATGTGTGAAGGGCCATCCAAGATTTCTGGGCCCATTCCTCCAGACCCTACGCTCTTCCCAGACTATTACAGACGCCCTTTCTCAG CTCGAGGGAGGCTGGAAGGCAATGCTCAGCGGTTGGGTTTGACCTCTCACCCCACGGATTCGGCTCCCAGCTCAGCCCGTGCTTTGAGCAGTGCCCACCGGCCCCAACCAGCCCCTCGCATCCGCCCCAGCGGGAAGGACTTCTTGGAGAAGGGGCAGAAGGGGACGCTcggcctcctgctgcagctcgaCGGGCTCTCTCTGGGTGGGGGTCTGCCAGCAAAGA GGAAAGAGTCCAAGGACCACGAGAAGGAAAACGTGAGGAGAATAAAGGAGATTCAGAAGAAGTgcaaagagagggagagagccCAGGAGCGCAGCCAGCCCAAACCTGTGAAAGCTCTATGGAAATCCCAGAAATATGAGAGCGTGGAGTCCAAGGTGAAGGCCAGACTGCAG GAGAGCTCCCCACCTCCTCACCCAGAGGCTGTGAAGTTCCTGCGGGCGTACTCTCGCTGTGGCCCTGGGATCAGGCCGGGCAGATCACCATCCCCAAGCCCTGCCGGCatgaaagcagcagccagcactgaggCTCTGCAGGCTCTGGGTGCTGAAACCAAG TTGCAGGTGGAGGGCAATAGCATTGACTTCATCAAGCACAACGCCCGCAATGCCAAGCGGGCCCCTCTGCGGCGCTCCCactccctgcaggcactggatgagctgctgggacagaagcagagggagcaggaggagtACAACGCCAAGCAGAAGGGCCACGTCCCCCAGTA cctgctggagaGGAAGGAGCAATGGCGCAGGCAGATGGAGGAGCAGCTGCGAAGCCGGCCGGATCCCGACACGCCACCCGGCCACACCATGATGCCCGAGGGCCAACGGCTGGAGATGCTGAGCAATCTGAAGCAGA GCCAGGAGCAGCTGATAAAGGACCTGGTGATGCTGCCGATGCGTGCAGACACTCTGAGCATTCAGAAGAGGCGAGTAGAGCTGGAAAGGAAGCTCTCCCAGATAGAAGAAGCCCTCAAAATTTTCTCCAGGCCCAAAGTCTTCATCAAGCTGGACTCCTGA
- the GFOD2 gene encoding glucose-fructose oxidoreductase domain-containing protein 2, protein MKLPGVGVFGAGSTARLLIPLLRAEGFNVEALWGKTEEEAKQLAQEMSIAFYTSRTDDVLLHQDVDLVCIHIPPPLTRQIAVKALGIGKNVICEKAATSVDAFRMVTAARYYPKLMSIVGNVLRFLPAFVKMKQLIEEHYVGNVMICDVRVYGGSLLSHKYSWICDELMGGGGLHTMGTYIIDLLSHLVGRRAQKVHGLLKTFVKQNTDISGIRHVTSDDFCFFQMLMSEGVCCTVTLNFNMPGSFVHEVMVVGSSGRLVARGTDLYGQKNTALQEELLLSDSLTVSKGLLDKGFKDIPLLYLKGMVYMVQALRQSFQEQEDRRTWDHQPVSMAASFEDGLYMQSVVEAIKKSSRSGEWEAVEVMTEEPDANQNLCEALQRNNL, encoded by the exons ATGAAGCTGCCCGGCGTGGGGGTGTTCGGGGCCGGCAGCACCGCCCGCCTCCTCATCCCTTTACTGCGAGCCGAGGGCTTCAACGTGGAGGCTCTGTGGGGAAAGACGGAAGAAGAAGCGAAGCAGCTGGCCCAGGAAATGAGCATCGCCTTCTACACCAGCCGCACCGACGATGTCCTGCTGCACCAGGACGTGGATCTGGTCTGCATCCATATCCCCCCGCCGCTCACTCGGCAGATCGCAGTGAAGGCTTTAG GAATAGGGAAGAACGTGATCTGTGAGAAAGCTGCTACTTCCGTGGACGCCTTCAGGATGGTCACAGCCGCCAGGTATTACCCCAAGCTGATGAGCATCGTCGGCAACGTCCTCCGTTTCTTGCCTGCCTTTGTGAAGATGAAGCAGCTGATAGAGGAGCACTACGTGGGCAACGTGATGATCTGCGACGTGCGGGTCTACGGGGGGAGCCTGCTCAGCCACAAGTACAGCTGGATCTGCGACGAGCTGATGGGGGGAGGCGGTTTGCACACCATGGGCACATACATCATCGACCTGCTGAGCCACCTCGTCGGCAGGAGGGCGCAGAAGGTCCACGGCCTGCTCAAGACATTTGTGAAGCAGAACACGGACATAAGCGGGATCCGGCACGTCACCAGCGAcgacttctgctttttccagatGCTGATGAGCGAAGGTGTGTGTTGCACTGTGACTCTCAACTTCAACATGCCCGGATCGTTCGTGCATGAGGTGATGGTGGTGGGGTCCAGCGGCCGCCTCGTAGCGCGCGGCACGGACTTGTATGGGCAGAAGAACACGGCCCTGcaagaagagctgctgcttaGCGACTCTCTGACTGTCAGCAAAGGCCTTTTGGACAAGGGCTTTAAAGACATCCCGCTGCTCTACCTGAAGGGAATGGTGTACATGGTGCAAGCGCTGCGGCAGTCTTTCCAAGAGCAGGAAGATCGCCGGACATGGGATCACCAGCCCGTCTCCATGGCTGCTTCCTTTGAGGATGGCTTGTACATGCAGAGCGTAGTGGAGGCCATTAAGAAATCCAGCAGGTCGGGGGAGTGGGAGGCTGTGGAGGTCATGACAGAGGAACCAGATGCCAACCAAAACCTGTGCGAGGCGCTGCAAAGGAATAACCTATGA